In Ptiloglossa arizonensis isolate GNS036 chromosome 6, iyPtiAriz1_principal, whole genome shotgun sequence, a single window of DNA contains:
- the Coq9 gene encoding ubiquinone biosynthesis protein COQ9, mitochondrial isoform X2, with the protein MAMSSILLIRKGLSINGFRSLWTCRALATNKTKNATTQQSNQEQNKESDEEYEKNIKTKILNASLKFVHNLGWSQQAISAGAESIGYPGVIHGLFPNRGADLVQHFYLTCSNDLNKILKEKALATQENHEEKEALKLKIYDAVVIRLRMVIPYKKTWPQALALMALPPNVLMSLANLLTLVDDICYYAGDRSVDINWYTRRVVLAGIYKTTELYMLQDSSEDHEQTWKFLERRIKDATQIHAVLTATSDMALPDQALSRASEAATAVFVTARNMLGLNWNR; encoded by the exons GTTTTAGAAGTTTATGGACTTGTAGGGCATTAGCCACAAATAAAACTAAGAATGCTACTACACAGCAATCAAACCAGGAACAGAATAAGGAAAGTGATGAAGAATATGAGAAAAATATCAAAACAAAGATTCTTAATGCATCTTTAAAGTTTGTTCATAATCTAGGATGGAGCCAGCAAGCCATCAGTGCTG GTGCAGAGTCTATTGGATACCCTGGTGTAATTCATGGATTGTTTCCCAATCGAGGAGCAGACTTAGTTCAGCACTTTTATTTGACATGCAGTAATGACTTAAATAAAATACTTAAAGAAAAAGCCCTTGCTACTCAAGAAAATCATGAAGAAAAGGAGGCtctcaaattaaaaatatatgatGCTGTGGTAATAAGACTAAGAATGGTAATTCCTTACAAAAAAACATGGCCTCAAGCGTTAGCACTTATGGCACTTCCACCTAATGTACTAATGTCATTAGCTAACTTGCTTACATTAGTAGATGATATATGTTATTATGCTGGTGATAGATCAGTTGAT ATCAACTGGTATACTAGAAGAGTAGTATTAGCTGGCATTTATAAGACTACAGAATTATACATGTTACAAGACAGTAGTGAAGATCATGAACAAACTTGGAAGTTTTTGGAAAGGCGAATaaaagatgcaacacaaattcatGCAGTTCTTACGGCAACTTCTGATATGGCTCTACCAGATCAAGCTTTGAGTCGTGCCAGTGAAGCAGCTACTGCAGTTTTTGTTACA GCACGCAATATGCTTGGATTAAATTGGAATAGATAA